DNA from Coffea arabica cultivar ET-39 chromosome 10c, Coffea Arabica ET-39 HiFi, whole genome shotgun sequence:
ACTGAAACAGctaaagaagaagagaaatggATAAAGTACCGACCAAATCCAGATATGCTTATTAGCAAAACAGATGCAACTCTGGAGGTGGGTTAATGATGTTTAAATGTTTAATTAAGAGGAACAATATTACTTTTTAAGTATTGAGAACAGtaccttattttcttgaataGGAAAAAAAACTAATGGAGAATTTCCctgtttggaaacttgtaaaaGTTGTGACATCAAGTGAGATTTACTTTCATGGGACTTGTGATGTATCAAAATGTGAATATATTTGTGTGTTCCACTTTCTAAAGTTCGTCTAAAATTGCAGAAGGATGGAGTATACCGCCCGCCAAAACTTGTGCCTGCTACTATGGACGAAGATAAAATGTCTCGACAGGAGAGAAATGCcatgagaaaagagaaagaaacctTACGCCAGGCTAGACGGAGTGCTTATGTGAGAGAATTGATGAATGACCTGGAGGGAAAACCTGAAGAGGTAAGTTAAAGGATGCGGTTTTTGGTTTCTATTTCTTTAAAAGTTTTGCTTGGTGTACTAATTTTTAGACCAATCTGAAAATGAAGGTTAGAGAAGATATTGGAACTGAAAGTGCAGAAGTAACTAAGTACATGGAAAAGATGGAACAACGTGCACAGCAAGAAGAAGAGCTCTTTATACGTGCTCCTCTGACAAAAGctgagaagaagaaaatgaggcGTCTGAAGAAACCAAGGAATGGGTAAGTTCAGTAGAAAAATTGAATGGACATGGATTTTTGCTGTCTGTTGGACCCTTCTTAAGGAATGAATAGACCGACATCCATTTACTACTTGTCTGATTTGATTTCTCCTTTTTTGCTAGGTTGCTTGATCTGACAGAGAGCTTCTATGATGAGATAAAGACTCTGCCTTTCGAGGATAATGGACCTGAGCAATCAGCAGTTATTGGCAATGGCAACAGTAGTGAGAGAAAATTCAAGAAGCAAAAGGTGAGTTGCTCTCGAGAGTGACTTCGTATATGCCTTTCGTCATTATAGAGCTGTTTTGCCTCAGAATATATCTTCATTTTAACTGAAACCAATAAGAACTACAAGTTGCCATTGTTTTGATTTCCTGACGGTAAATCAAATGTGATGaaatgatttttctctttttgttttcctagtagagaaattttttaaatgtattCAATGTGTATTGCAACATGTTGAGTGGCGTTATGCCTTAACACTGCAACATGTACAATCTTGTTGGCAGATAACTTGTTCTGCTGAACTTTTGTATTCAACATTAACAGGGTGCTTGATTTGTCAACATGAAATAATATTCCTGGATGCCAATTTGCCAGGCTGCCTATTGACGTTGGTTGAGGAGTGCCCTTGCatgcttcctttttttttatgtaaaatGTACGCTGATGCTATACGTCTTTGTGCCAGTCATGTTTCAATAGCACTATACCCATAGCTTGTCCCCTAATTAGTGGATATGGTGAAGCTAGTGCTCTTTGACATTTAGACTTTGTAGGAGGTTTAACGTTGTCACAAATTGTAGAAAAGTCAGTTGAAGGTAATTCTACCATGCATTAATGGAAATTAATGTTTCTTTTGATCTACATCcgacatgtgtgtgtgtgtgtgtgtgtctctgagagagagagagagagattcatGGAAATTGGTTTTAAGACTTGTTTCGAATACTTTGTCCTCATTTATTCACACAGTGTACTTGTTGTAAAAGCTAATCATTGAACTGTGTGGCAATTATGCAGAGGAGGCATTAAGAAACAGCCAGGTTTCGGTTCTCTGAGTAGATAGCAAAATTGATTGGAGGAACTGCTGGGCTCTGGACATTTCAGCTGTTAACTACGAGATTGAAAGTTGAAGGTCACTAGATGGTGTAGATTGTAGAAGATTCATCTCAATTCAGATGGCTTTGTATcgttgatttttcctttttggggcagttttttttattgttgttttgTTCTGTGGTTGTTTTCAGTTGTAAGATTACTTAATAGAGGTGCTTGACATTTAGAAGGTTATCGTGATTCAATTTTCTTGTCCACGTGATACGGCAAGAGTCTTAAATTTCTTGTGTTCTTATGTGCACCACACTTCTCGATTGTGCTCAGGGAATTAATGAAAAAGGGGACGCAGGAGAAAGATCAACTCCTCTTAAATTAGTTGGTTGTAATATTTCAGTGAACTCgaaattttggttgaatttggaggaATACTGGCTCAAACTTTTTGAAAAGTTTTACACATGTAGCAATTAATTTGATTCTAAATATTATGGATTTTGATCTTAATTGATTTCAAAAGAATAGCAATCGGTGGATTACAATTTACAAGTGCAGATGCTAATTTCAAACCTTTCTAATAATACATTTGACCAGATTGCAATGACCATTTACCCATTTTGTCACATTGTCTTGATTCTAAGGTGAGAGGAGATTAGTACCGTTGAgctttttgggaaaaaaaaaacacaaaatttgattttgtaTGATtttgaatggatttaaaatttgtaaatcatccaagaaaacaaacttGAACTTCTAtctactttatatatatataagataagaagaaaggggGATTTagtttcttgcttcatttcttgccaCGTGGCTTCCTAATAACTTGACAAGTGACGTGACTCTAATATTTCTTACCCCTgcatatcttctttttttttttgtctcatgTCGAACCAAAATTAAATAGAATTTGATTTTGTATGATTTTGAATAGATTTAAAATTTGTAAATCTTGTATATATATCTACCTATTATATAAGAAGAAAGTAGAGTTACTATAGCAACTCCAATAATTGCCAAGTGGATCCCTCTTATTTTGACACGTGGcccattccttttcttttcttcattttgctttgttttttcttttgttcattttatttcctttctcctttttGATTAAAGATAATTAAACAAATCCTCATGTACACTGCAGGTTTGTTATTTAGTTTCCACTTTGTACTCCATGTTTTCCCCTATCATCCTAATTCATcatttattctattttttttctattggattagttgatgcattttctttcatttttgtccATAATTAACTAAATGAATGATTTCATTATCGGAGATCAAGAATGGGTTTGATATTTCCTTTCTTCCATAGTCCAATAATTATGATTCATGATCTTCTACTTTTAATATCTCTTTTTGGTATAtactatttgattttttttttgtgtcattTTTTGCTTCTTGATCAGCAACCTTTGCTTATTGCTTTTCTCAcatatttcttcttcatctgaCTTTCTTTTCTGCCTAAAATAGGTATGTGATGCAGTGAATATTTTTCCCCAAATCTaaagaaacatttttttttacttttttatattttatttattctgaaactactttttgatctttttatttttggaaaaggttgACAACAAGACAGGTGGTGATTACATGAAGAATTTTTAGGCTAACAATGAAAGAATTGTAACTATTTTTCCCTCATAAAATAAATAGCACCATTATGCAGATTCATTCTAATTCTAATTTTTTACTTATTAAAATTGTTATTTGATAATAAGGTAATAGTACTACAGTAGAGGAGAAAAAAATCTAATTAATGAGAATCAAAGGTAAACGATGATcaggaagaaaaaaatgatgcctattaaattaaaattaaccaGAATCTCTTAATTTATGGATAggtaattatattttaatttatataaagtttat
Protein-coding regions in this window:
- the LOC113714711 gene encoding uncharacterized protein, whose protein sequence is MEEADASVDNNARISKEAPQLVAVLREMKYGLDTVRAKIEALAAKVKADNFPTTDGISYLDAKYLLLLNYCQSLVYYLLRKAKGLSIEGHPVVRSLVEIRLFLEKVRPIDKKLQYQIGKLAGVTPRNVAENRDMTVEETETAKEEEKWIKYRPNPDMLISKTDATLEKDGVYRPPKLVPATMDEDKMSRQERNAMRKEKETLRQARRSAYVRELMNDLEGKPEEVREDIGTESAEVTKYMEKMEQRAQQEEELFIRAPLTKAEKKKMRRLKKPRNGLLDLTESFYDEIKTLPFEDNGPEQSAVIGNGNSSERKFKKQKRRH